The window ACCCACAAGCAACAGATAAGGGGATGCAAGTCTTCCTTTTCTGCCCTATACCACCAAGGAAAAGCGGCTTGTACTGTTGGCTGTTCCTGGAACCCCACTAAAATCAGAGGGGGCTCCACTGATTTCTATAGAACAGCTAGAGGGATGTCTACAGCAAGACAAGTCCAGTGTTAAAGATACTGTAGGAAGTAGGAAATCCCAGATTAGAGAAACAGACTTAAAGTTAATTTTAAGATAATGTTACGATCCTTTCATcgctatacagctgagctgcaataccggcataCACCATGGCCAagagaggcgctgtttttggacgAAAGCTGATATGTTTTTCCccaaacatcccctttaattccTATAAAAGTGTCTATCCAGAGTTAGgtctttaataaaataaatggcaCAATTTAGTAATATAAAACAGAATACTTGATAAGTATAACTCTGACTCCACTCAAAACTGACCGACTCTACAGTCCCTATTGATTCTCTACTCTTTATAAATCCTGGTAATATAACATAGACGTTACCGGATATGGCTGATTCTCTCGGCCACGCTCTGGGTATGTTCCCGGGTGGCTGGGACATCATCCACGAAAGCAATACCATATAATAGGAAGTTGTGCAGAAAGTCTCTCAGCCCCTCATCTGTCTCCATGAATTCCAAGTAACTGACTCCCCGGATGTTCGCTTCCTTATAGATCTTCTCATTCCATAGTTTCCTCGGCTGAACAAACTGCTGTTTCTGTCCTTCATAGCTATTCTGCGACAACCATTCCAAGCGGTATCGGGTCATGTGTCCATCCGGCCCTGGAAAGGAGCAATGAAACCCATAGGATTCAGTTTAGGAGACTTCTTTACAGGCACTTACATAACTGGCTATACATCCTGTATAAGTACAGAGGCTTAAAACAAATCATAGTGTGTGctccggcatcggcacacaccatgatgtcagaaAGTGGATCACATCACGGTGTACACGATGGTAGCGCCCGGTGACCCAGATCCAGGGCTTCAGAAGAGGAGCGGTGGGGGGTGTCAGAAAGGCGAGTACATTGTTTTTTACATTGTAAACTGGGCTTTCTGGGGGCTGCTGCCTATTATACCCGGGGGTAGGGGCTGCTGGATAACTATTTACTgagggaggttgtgaccaatgcatttcccaccctaggcttatactcgagtaaataggttttcccattgttttggggttaaaattaggtacctcgggcttatactggggtcgacctatactcaagtatatacggtaattacatgGTTTCaaacacatacatgtacataacACTGTTGGGGGTCACTGTCCGCCGTTTCAGTGGTCCAACCGCTTTAAGCTAGCATGGAATGATTTTGCCAAAAATAAGCAGTTTTTTTTCGGCTCTGAACTAGACCGTCTTATAGtatgacagatttatcattcagcattgAGTACTGATAAATCTTGGTCAGCGCGAAACTGGTTTACCCTGCACCACATTTGATTAATTTTTAGACACAATTTTGGGGAGATTTAAGTACCTCCCACCTTTAGTCCGAAAGTAAAGCTCATTGGTTGTAGAAGACTTACATGTTATGTACAGAGAGGTCTCATCTACCCGAACTTGTGCCGGTTTGATGTCCAGGTCCACGCTGGCCGTGTCCAGACTGCGTTGGTTGGTTTTGGTGTTATAGCATGAAGCCGAGCGGCAGTGATCCCGGAGCCAGACGTAGTCAAAGCGCATGGAGCTTCCAGAGTAGGACAGTTCTGTGACCAGACAAAGTAATAAAGAATATAAAAGCAAATATACAGAAAAGAATAAATAATGTATCAGTCTCATCCTATTAGCCAATATCCCacttgaaacattttttttttttaatcccatgAAATATGTTTTCAATACACATAGAAGACTAAATATCCAAAACCCAGGCTGAAGAATAATGTCCAAATTAAATTATTAATTTTAACTTACCGAAATGATCAGGATGCAAGACCCATGAGCATTCATGAGCCTCCGGAGCTGTACTCAACCACCGAACCACTGAAGGAGAAGATTGCTGCAATTTTGGTTCCCATCGATGCTGCCGTTTGGCCAATGTGCTCACAAGCCCCCTGGTCTCTGGATAGAGGCGCGTTAGTCTACGGCACCACATGCTGTTACCAGAGAGAAGAGCATTAGAGCAGGGAAAGCACAAGCAGACCAGGGAGATAGTctgcagaagaggaggagaaagtgACGGACAGCAAATCAGAAAGTGGTAGAAATGATCAAAAACAACCAAAGTCAACAAAgagacaagaaagaaaaaaaaaaaaaaaaaaaaattggcaacatCTACTGTGTCACCACCCCAGGTCTCAGTGGCAAACTCAGGCAGTTAAGCAGTCACACTCCCCTTATGTCCTGCTCAGCCCAAACCCGAATGTCAGCGTGTTCCCAAGAAGATGTCAAACTGCTGCTTGTACTAAGCTCACACTTAGAGAGAATTTGGTCTTACGCCAGTAATCTTTCCTGGACAGAGAAGCAGAGTTGAGCGTCCGCTGAGCAGACGAGGCAGGCGGCTACACAGTCGCTTTTATCGGCAGGGCACGAAGCAGGTGATCTCTCGCTCATCACCGCGCTAATGATCTTAAAGTGCACATCAAACGCGACCACAGACCTGGTTTTGTGGGTAATTACATTATGGCCGGGATTACACAGCTAAATGGGCTCAAACAACTCCagcactgtttttttttctctttaaagaCATTATTACAATTATTTACTCGGAAATGCAGGTAAGGTAGGCATAGTCTTTCTAGAATtgccttttatgtgaaatatcgcCCATTTACTCAAAAAAATCTCCACCAAATTcatgttaaaatgagcagagaagagtcatattttgtcagAGAAAAGTCtaaaggctgcagggggagagtcacATCAGATAATCTTATCTTTCAATCAGTCACTTCTAGAATCTCATTTCATAAtcttgttgaatgacagcaagcagagatctagaaaagcgaatgtatattggaaaatggaatGATTTTTCATTATACTaacagtgttaattatttgctgaaagtggaggcACTTCGCCCCCTGGGGCAATACCCGCGCTGGATCCCGCCACCATATCGGCACGGGAATCATCAGTGGCTGCCTGCATGTGAGGGCTTACGTCGGAGGTAGGCAAGCGGATGTGTTGCCCAGAGCCCCAGTGCACCCAATGCATCCTCCCTGTACCTTAACAAGTCCTTTAGCTGCACGATCTTCACAGTGGACCGCCCATCCcaagaaacaggaaaaaaaaaaactagtgatTTATTTAAAGGGTTCCAgtcctttttttgggggtgggagaATCCTCCTGTGGTGCCGCTGTGGAGGCGTAGAGGAAAGTTGATTTACTATGTGGTCCATAAATTAAAAAACCTTGCCGATACAGAGTctcatttaaaaaaagttttaaaaatatttaaaagaaacttacgatttgatgcattatgttgcaaacataccttgagaatgctgtggctacactgatgcaggatcatatcttggttaatcctcgAGTTGggtggttttgctaaaaacattagaacattcaggaccttgggaaagctgggtgaggctggctgcctacataaacacattacacgcgGAGCTTAGTCAAaaaatgactaatcaacctgagctggaccgctcatacacagcagctgggggatgcaaTTGATTAtgctgccttcaggcacaacccatcATCAAGTGGTGCAGTGAATCACCATTGTGCTAGGAGAAGCTCTGAGCAGCCACAGAAgtgagacagcttcattatcataattttataattgttttatctgaaaaaccactcagcacagggattaaacaagatatgtttctgcatcagtgtagctacagctttctcaaggtatgtttgcttcataatgcatcaaatggtaaGCAAATTGCAGACATCCCAGCAATGCCAATGACACTACCAGACTGCAGCTGATGTGTAAGTGTACGTGGTCCaccattctgatggtagatttcctttaagcagttcAAGGAGACAGATCACCCCCTTTTAGATGGATGAATGGCCTAAGCTAGCTTTACATACTTGTTGAAAAATCATAATGTATGAGATTAGGAAAGGGTCTACATTATCCGTGCCAGTAATATCTCCCATAACATCTAGCAAGCACCTGCTAAAAACAGAGGGGACCTCCAGGACTACCAGAGTCATCTGTCTGCTCTATGGTCATTATGAAAAACTGTAAAAAGAGAAAGAAATGAAAAGAAATGAAATAATCCAACAAACCTTAAAGTGGCGTCTTCTGTGGCAGCGCTTAGTAACGGAGTGAGGCCCTCTGCAGCGATTCTCCGGTATTCCTCAGGTATCAAAGGTTACTGAGAAGCATAAAATAAGATTGATGAGTAATCCTAATTGGCGCATTTTGTTTATTAACTTACAACGGTCGACAAACAGGGGGTTAAAGGTTTAGTATTCCACATTCACCGGAATGTGCGACACGTAGAAAAGGTTCCCTAACTCCCCAATCAAGCCATGGAAGCCGAGATTAGCAAAAAGCAAGACAAAGCTAATCAATGAGGCTACAGGacataatacacaccctgcaAAAAACATAAGACACTTTCAGTAACATGAAAAGACAAGATAACAGAAGGATCACTTCCTGCCCCCGGAAACACAAGGCAAACCAGAGTTTTTCAATATGTccctgtattggaccacaggagaaagccttgagtcctatctagcaaactctgtgttggggtgaaggcctgggtgcccacagaaagggctctgagtgccacctctggcacccgttccataggttcgccaccactgccttagtctTACACCTAGGGGAGGTAGGGGGTCAAACTAATTTTTTCCGGGAGCCGTATCAGAATCATAGTTGCCCTAAAATGTCAATTTATGAAAAAGGTCTCTagtcgttaaagggaacctgtcaccagggacctcattttcagtaaagacaggttgcagaagcccatgacacctgcagtgcaaatctgcctttttaccttttctgagcatttgcattacaatataattgtgtgttataacttactcttgcaccctgacaaaatcctggggtagtcacaggggttggactttggtttggatgcatttcaaaaaacaatatgcGACTTATCTgttctgctcactcctcagctatttgcccccaactttgtgctcctgtgaAGCTGTGAGCTatgtgaaggagcaggaaggagaagctgtacaggagcacaaatgtgggggctaagatctgaggagtgagtaacacgcTTTGCGCCTGAGCgcctcaggctaatttacatattgtaataaacttttatttttcgcAAAACTCTGGAGGATCAGGATTTAGTGAAAAGAAGCCCCTTCATCACCTAGTGGTAACGAGCAGCCTCATTAGGACAGTCTACCAGCGGTAATCTGGTAGTTGCCTATTACAGCTGCTGCACACTGGAATAAAGACGACTGCTGCTTTATGGATCAGGGAAAAGCGAGTATATTCCATCAAAGGATTGGGGCAAAAATTTctatgtataaaatgctgtgccAAAATCCTTTGAATTGGATTCTGGAAACCCTGCGAGGTCTGGGATGGcacaattaaaaaaaggaaagtctCTTACCCCACCCAATATTACTGGTCTTCACATGGCAGCATGATTCAGAGGCACAAGATGTGTTTCGACCCAAAAGTCACAGAAGTGATGGACTAATGGTTGGAGGGTCCATTTATTGGCTGAAGTGCATCCTTATTTGCCAAATGGGCACCGGCCCCCACTGGGTTTACCAGAATTCGGGTGAAACGCCAAAGTCACCCTTCATATATACGCTTTAGACCATAACGCACGCAATCAGTTCAGCCTTGTTAAAAGACAAAAACCAAGTAACGCTGCAAAACACAAGCGTTTTGGTCTATACGCACATGAGTTTTAGGAGGGTTTTCACATGATGCGCTATTAATAAGTGTCGAGGCACATGCAATCCGAAATATATGAATCTGCGTAAACTTTACGTAGAATATAAATGGGATTTGTATAAATTCAATCCACTGCAAATACCTGTAGGTTAGTCATGAggacgcattcacacgatgcgttgcgctGTGTttattgatgcgtttttgacgtaTTCCAAAGGCAATCGCATGTCTATGTAACATTGCGCTTCCATTGTATTTGCTAAAACACAatattacttcaacatgtgatcaagacAGAGGCCTTTTAAATGCATCAAAAAAATCCAAagaaacgcatcatgtgaatacGCCCTCAGAGTTAGCTGACCCAAAGCTATGCGGGTGATGCTCATGGCTATAAACGGTTACCAGAGAATGAACCCCAAACACGGAAGTTCCTTTCCGCAGCATAAAACATGAAAGCAAGTCAATCACATGGATTCCAAAGCTGGGAGGTGCTCATTATTGGgccagtacttttttttttaatgaattactTTTGTATTTTAGGTCTGCTTTCCCACGTGCAGTTTTccttgcgtttttaaacgcatccaaaactaaAGTGGgaaggggtttggccaaaacgcatgcgtttcaggcAGACCCCCCTTTTCACTTgaattttggatgcgtttaaaaacgcaatgaaaatggcaTATGGGAAAGCATCCGGAGGGTGCGTCCAGACattcagtttttgatgtccaaaacaGGAGCAAAGTGAAAACGAAGAGGAACATTTTGACCCAATCTTCAATTGGCTTCaacaactgcatctgaaaaactgaatgtgtggatgCAGCCTTAATGCGAGTGCATTCTTCCTTTACTCCTAAATCTGCGTTCTTATGTTTGGGTTAACGGGTGCAGTTTTTGCAAATATGAGCAGGTGCAGCTCATGATAAGTAAGAAGCAAACCTAAAAGGTGTGAATGCATCCTAACAGGACCAATAAGCTGAACGTGGAAATCTATCCTAACGGGACCCATATGCTGACTCCTATTGTGGCTGATATTGCAAAAATGACCACAAAAAGTGGTTCTTCATTCGATTTAGTAAAAGAAGGTTGGAATATAACAACGGCGAAGGCTTTTGACTCTCTATAGGGGCTCACATTTTGTTCGGTAGGATAATAGAAACCCATAAGGATCCTACTACTGTCGATGGTTCTgttgggtgacactggggtgcaTCATGTGATGGGTGCAGCGTTGACATTATTTTTACTTCTCCAATTCAAGCACAAAACCGaaaagtgggggaaaaaaagtaAGCAAACAGAGAAGTAGCCAGAAATAGCGCAATCCGAATCTCTGTGGGTGttatacaactacaactcccTGCAGATCCTGAGTGTCATAACATACTGGGAGTTATAGTTTGCTAGAAACTAGAGAAATACAGCAACATATGCAATATGAAAATAACACATGCATTACTAATAAAGAATATACATTTCTCCCAACACTGCAACCTTCACATAAAATACCCGCTCTCCCGCCATTAACATCAACTTCCATTACAAAGAATAAAACAAGCCGCAGACTACCTGGCAGGACCGGAGCCCCTGGCGGACGAGCCTAAAGAGCTTTACATTATAACTGGACAGCTCAAGTCTTCACACGCCGAGCATTATGGAAGTTGTAGTTTTCCGACGCTATCGAACAGGTGAAAGAGGCGGTGATCCAGACTACAATACCCGGAATGCATTGCGCACACTGAGAGAAGGAGATGCAAGTAACCAATAGGGGAATTCTCTAGGACGATGGGAAATGTAGTTTAGTTGGCCGCTCGGCGACGTTCATAAGCACTGATTAGGGCAAAGGCTGGACTACAAATTCCAGAACTCTATGCGTGGCTGCCCGCTATTTGGCAGCGGATTCTTATTGCGCTCTTGTGTTGGGTTCACTTTTAAGTGGACGTGACCTGTACACCGGGTACAccctgtggtttttttttttgcttacgtTGCCTCAAAAGTAAGAAAAGCAGATTTATGGTTTTGGAGATTTCTTTGTATGTATAAAGAATCCCCAATACTGAACTCAATAATGACTCATTGTACAGCTATAacagtaataatctttatttatatagcgccatcatatgccgtagcgctttacatctcataggggacatataaaataagacattacagggtTCAAACAGTCATATGGTACAAAAGGAGTGagaatgagggagtgacacaagagcttacagtctatgaggatgaggggggggggggggtgccacaagagcttacagtctatgaggatgagggggtgacacaagagcttacagtctatgaggatgagcgggtgacacaagatcttacagtctatgaggatgggggggggggtgacacaagagcttacagtctatgaggatgagggggtgacacaagagcttacagtctatgaggatgaggggggacacaagagcttacagtctatgaggatgagggggtgacacaagagcttacagtctatgaggatgagggggtgacacaagagcttacagtctatgaggatgaggggggacacaagagcttacagtctatgaggatgagggggtgacacaagagcttacagtctatgaggatgaggggggacacaagagcttacagtctatgaggatgagggggtgacacaagagcttacagtctatgaggatgagggggtgacacaagggcttgcaggctatgaggatgaggaggtgacacaagagcttacagtctatgaggatcaggaggtgacacaagagcttacagtctatgacagtgatggtgaacctatggcactggtgccagaggtggcactcagagccctttctgtgggcactcaggctatcaccccaggacagagttcacgaaacaggaacaaatccgttttacagcgacacttcattgactgtttggaactgcttgaaaagtgagaaggtgtggacagggctgcattatctttggaggtcctcctgctggacccaccattcttcctaaacagagacaccctggagagaagctacaatgatagtctgaatttgcccaccttctttcaactgtattggtgggatcaggcggccgatacaattaaagaagtggaagaacaggtagcaataagttactgcttaaaatggcgcatcagggtaaataagtgggttttggttgtagtttgggcactcggtatctaaaaggttcgccatcactggtctatgaggatgagggggtgacacaagagcttacagtctatgaggatgagggggtgacacaggagcttacagtctatgaggatgagggggtgacacaagatcttacagtctacaaggatgaggggggatacaagatcttacagtctatgaggatgagggggtgacacaagagcttacagtctatgaggatgagggcggtgacacaagagcttacagtctatgaggatgaggggctgacacaagagcttacagtctatgaggatgaggggtgacacaagagcttacagtctataaggatgagggggtgacacaagagtttacagtctatgaggatgagggggggcacaagagcttacagtctatgaggatgagggggtgacacaagagcttacagtctatgaggatgaggggggacacaagagcttacagtctataaggatgaggtggtgacacaagagcttacagtctatgaggatgagggggggggggtgacacaagagcttacagtctatgaggatgaggggtgacacaagagcttacagtttatgaggaggggggatgacacaagagcttacagtctatgaggataaggaggtga is drawn from Engystomops pustulosus chromosome 9, aEngPut4.maternal, whole genome shotgun sequence and contains these coding sequences:
- the TMLHE gene encoding trimethyllysine dioxygenase, mitochondrial, giving the protein MWCRRLTRLYPETRGLVSTLAKRQHRWEPKLQQSSPSVVRWLSTAPEAHECSWVLHPDHFELSYSGSSMRFDYVWLRDHCRSASCYNTKTNQRSLDTASVDLDIKPAQVRVDETSLYITWPDGHMTRYRLEWLSQNSYEGQKQQFVQPRKLWNEKIYKEANIRGVSYLEFMETDEGLRDFLHNFLLYGIAFVDDVPATREHTQSVAERISHIRETIYGKMWDLTSDFSRGDTAYTKLALDRHTDTTYFQEPCGMQLFHCLRHEGTGGRTLLVDGFYAAEQVREHHPEEFELLSNLPMRHEYIENVGGCQNHMIGIGPVLNVYPWNKELYMIRYNNYDRSVINTIPYNLARRWYTAHRILTTELRKTDNELWVKLKPGKVLFVDNWRVLHGRESFTGYRQLCGCYLTRDDVLNTARILGLKA